The Sporosarcina ureae genome includes a region encoding these proteins:
- a CDS encoding argininosuccinate synthase: MEKKKVVLAYSGGLDTSVAIQWLTDQGYSVVAVCLDVGEGKDLDFIKEKALTVGAVSSYVIDAREEFAQDFVLLSLQAQTYYENKYPLVSALSRPLISKKLVEIAHQEQATAVAHGCTGKGNDQVRFEVAIKSLDPSLEVVAPVRSWSWSREEEIHYAQEHNIPIPIDLDNPYSVDQNLWGRANECGILEDPWATPPEDAFGLTVSIENAPDTADIIEIGFEQGVPVTIDGENYILSELITKLNEVAGKHGIGRIDHVENRLVGIKSREVYEAPGAITLLKAHKELEDLTLVKELAHFKPIISQKLGELIYNGLWFSPLRNALEAFIKETQQYVNGTVRVKLFKGHALVEGRKSPNSLYDERLATYTSDDEFDQAAAVGFIKLWGLPTEVHSLVNEKQVVKQS, encoded by the coding sequence ATGGAAAAGAAAAAAGTCGTTTTAGCCTACTCAGGCGGTTTAGACACATCAGTTGCGATTCAGTGGTTAACGGATCAAGGATATAGTGTAGTAGCAGTTTGCTTAGATGTCGGCGAAGGAAAAGATCTCGACTTCATTAAAGAAAAAGCTCTTACAGTTGGCGCAGTCAGCAGCTATGTTATCGATGCGCGTGAAGAATTCGCACAAGATTTCGTCCTTCTTTCATTGCAAGCTCAAACATATTATGAGAATAAATATCCATTAGTCTCTGCCCTATCCCGTCCGCTTATCTCTAAAAAGTTGGTGGAAATTGCGCATCAGGAGCAAGCAACAGCAGTGGCTCATGGATGCACTGGAAAAGGAAATGACCAAGTACGTTTTGAAGTAGCAATCAAGTCACTGGATCCATCGCTTGAAGTCGTAGCGCCAGTGCGTTCATGGAGCTGGTCACGTGAAGAGGAAATTCATTATGCACAAGAACATAATATTCCCATTCCGATTGATTTGGATAATCCATACTCGGTGGACCAAAACTTGTGGGGGCGTGCAAACGAATGCGGAATTCTAGAGGACCCGTGGGCAACACCTCCAGAAGATGCATTTGGTTTAACAGTTTCTATTGAAAATGCACCCGACACTGCTGATATTATCGAAATTGGCTTTGAACAAGGTGTTCCAGTTACAATTGATGGAGAAAACTATATATTAAGTGAACTGATCACCAAGTTGAATGAAGTGGCTGGTAAACATGGAATCGGCCGTATCGATCACGTAGAAAATCGTTTAGTCGGCATCAAATCTCGTGAAGTATATGAAGCGCCAGGAGCCATCACGTTGTTGAAAGCACATAAGGAACTTGAAGATTTAACACTTGTAAAAGAATTAGCACATTTTAAGCCGATAATTTCACAGAAACTTGGTGAATTGATTTATAACGGTCTTTGGTTCTCTCCTTTACGTAATGCACTTGAGGCATTTATTAAAGAAACACAGCAATATGTCAACGGTACAGTTCGTGTGAAGTTATTCAAAGGCCATGCATTAGTAGAAGGTCGTAAATCACCCAATTCGCTATATGATGAGAGATTAGCGACTTATACATCTGATGATGAGTTCGATCAAGCGGCAGCGGTCGGTTTCATTAAGCTATGGGGACTACCGACTGAAGTGCATAGTTTGGTCAATGAAAAGCAAGTTGTGAAGCAGTCTTAA
- the gdhA gene encoding NADP-specific glutamate dehydrogenase produces MTKVDEVEYNNRKRANDYVHNVYELVKKRNPDEKEFLQATREIFDSLRPVFAKHPEFMENGILERITEPERIISFRVAWEDDKGKVQVNRGYRVQFNSDLGPYKGGLRFHPSVNNSIMKFLAFEQIFKNALTGQPIGAGKGGSDFDPKGKSDREIMRFTQSFMTELSRHIGPDIDVPAGDIGVGKREIGYLFGQYNRIKGGYEAGILTGKNPDHGGSLGRKEATGYGTVYFVDEMLKENKLSLEGQTVVVSGSGNVSTYAMEKAMQLGAKVVACSDSDGYIYDKNGIDLELVKELKEYGNKRIWEYTKEHLDAEYHANCTEIWSIPCDIALPCATQNEIDEIAAHMLIANGVKAVGEGANMPCTIEAIVIFQEHNVLFAPAKAANAGGVAVSAMEMSQNSQRLSWSEEQVDMHLKEVMQNIYKDCSNAATDYGKPGNLVMGANVAGFLRVADAMVAHGIR; encoded by the coding sequence ATGACAAAGGTTGATGAGGTAGAATATAATAATCGCAAGCGAGCAAATGATTACGTTCACAACGTATATGAATTGGTGAAAAAAAGGAATCCAGATGAGAAGGAATTTCTACAAGCGACAAGAGAGATTTTTGATTCCCTCCGTCCTGTATTTGCTAAGCATCCCGAATTTATGGAAAACGGAATTCTTGAGCGAATCACAGAGCCGGAACGAATTATTTCTTTCCGTGTAGCGTGGGAAGATGATAAAGGGAAAGTGCAAGTAAATAGAGGTTACCGAGTTCAGTTCAATAGTGATCTCGGACCTTATAAGGGAGGACTTCGTTTCCACCCATCGGTTAATAATAGTATTATGAAGTTTCTCGCATTTGAGCAAATCTTCAAAAACGCTTTAACAGGACAGCCAATTGGAGCAGGTAAAGGCGGATCAGATTTCGATCCAAAGGGTAAGTCTGATCGTGAAATTATGCGCTTTACGCAAAGCTTTATGACTGAGCTTAGCAGACATATCGGACCAGACATTGACGTACCGGCAGGTGATATTGGCGTCGGTAAACGTGAAATCGGCTATCTATTTGGTCAATACAACCGTATTAAAGGTGGCTATGAAGCAGGTATTTTAACAGGCAAAAACCCTGACCATGGCGGAAGCCTCGGTCGTAAGGAAGCAACTGGTTACGGAACAGTGTACTTTGTTGATGAGATGCTGAAAGAAAACAAGCTTTCATTGGAAGGTCAAACTGTCGTAGTTTCAGGTTCAGGTAATGTTTCAACGTATGCAATGGAGAAAGCTATGCAACTTGGAGCAAAGGTTGTGGCATGTAGTGATTCTGATGGCTATATCTATGACAAGAATGGAATTGATCTTGAATTAGTGAAAGAACTAAAAGAGTACGGCAATAAACGTATTTGGGAATATACGAAAGAACATCTTGATGCAGAGTATCATGCAAATTGTACGGAAATCTGGTCCATTCCATGTGATATTGCACTTCCATGCGCTACGCAAAATGAAATCGATGAAATTGCTGCCCATATGCTAATCGCTAATGGAGTTAAAGCAGTTGGTGAAGGCGCAAATATGCCATGTACAATTGAAGCAATTGTCATTTTCCAAGAACACAACGTGTTATTCGCACCAGCCAAAGCTGCCAATGCGGGTGGCGTAGCTGTTTCCGCTATGGAAATGTCACAGAACAGCCAGCGTCTATCATGGTCAGAAGAACAGGTAGATATGCATTTGAAAGAGGTTATGCAGAATATTTATAAAGATTGCAGTAATGCAGCAACGGATTACGGTAAACCGGGCAATCTAGTAATGGGTGCTAACGTAGCAGGTTTCCTGAGAGTAGCCGATGCGATGGTAGCCCACGGAATTAGATAA
- a CDS encoding small multi-drug export protein: MLEYVFVFLGAAIPWIEIMIVVPLGIIRGLSPMWVIILSFAGNMTTILLLIVGFQRIKEWMVRRKQKKGKGESKRQQRAEQIMNRYGLPVLALAGPILIGTHIAAFIGLVLGAKKMNTAIWSAISIALWCLVFGILTAMGFDFFVDRT; the protein is encoded by the coding sequence ATGCTAGAATATGTATTCGTGTTTTTAGGAGCGGCTATACCGTGGATTGAAATTATGATAGTCGTGCCGTTAGGTATTATTCGAGGTCTATCACCTATGTGGGTGATCATTCTTTCATTTGCCGGTAATATGACGACAATTCTTCTGTTGATCGTTGGTTTCCAACGTATAAAAGAATGGATGGTACGTAGGAAACAGAAGAAAGGAAAAGGTGAGTCGAAACGTCAGCAACGTGCGGAACAAATTATGAACAGATATGGATTACCGGTTTTAGCACTTGCAGGTCCAATTTTGATCGGAACTCACATTGCGGCTTTTATAGGTCTCGTATTAGGTGCAAAGAAAATGAATACGGCAATTTGGTCAGCCATCAGTATTGCGCTATGGTGTTTAGTGTTTGGAATTTTAACTGCCATGGGGTTTGATTTCTTTGTCGATCGTACATAA
- a CDS encoding thioredoxin family protein codes for MKNLESLEQFEQLKQEERVIFLFTADWCPDCRVIEPFLPTLETEFAEYEFISVDRDEFIDLCSQLDIFGIPSFVAFSEGTETGRLVSKNRKTKEEIEEFINNLS; via the coding sequence TTGAAAAACTTAGAATCACTAGAGCAATTTGAGCAACTTAAACAAGAAGAAAGAGTAATATTCTTATTCACTGCAGACTGGTGTCCCGATTGCAGAGTGATTGAACCATTCTTACCGACACTAGAAACAGAGTTTGCGGAGTATGAATTCATTTCGGTTGATCGTGATGAATTTATAGATCTGTGCAGTCAGTTGGACATATTCGGTATTCCTAGTTTCGTGGCATTCAGCGAAGGAACAGAAACAGGTCGTTTGGTAAGTAAGAATCGCAAAACTAAAGAAGAGATTGAAGAATTTATTAATAATTTATCGTAA
- the metA gene encoding homoserine O-acetyltransferase MetA has product MPINIPKHLPAGELLREEKIFIMDEERATTQDIRPINILILNLMPEKEKTELQLLRLLGNTPLQVNVTFLNTATYVSKNVSQNHLETFYTTFEHIKSQRFDGMIITGAPIELLQFEDVVYWKELEEIMEWTKTNVTSVLHICWGAQAALYHHYGINKFELPKKCFGVFSHDITDPTVNLARGFNDVYVAPHSRHTGVSLEEIKNHPDLTLLSASKEAGAFIVISNDAKHIMVTGHLEYDAHTLGDEYARDVEKGVDIEIPVNYYPNDDPSKEPMNTWRSHTHLLFSNWLNYYVYQKTPYNWK; this is encoded by the coding sequence ATGCCAATTAATATACCAAAACATCTGCCGGCAGGAGAACTGCTAAGAGAAGAGAAAATATTTATTATGGATGAAGAACGTGCTACCACACAGGATATCCGTCCAATCAATATTTTGATTTTGAACTTGATGCCTGAAAAAGAGAAGACCGAGTTGCAATTGCTTCGACTACTAGGGAATACGCCTTTACAAGTGAATGTCACGTTCTTGAATACAGCAACCTATGTCTCAAAAAATGTTAGTCAGAATCATTTGGAAACCTTCTATACTACCTTTGAACATATTAAAAGCCAGCGCTTTGACGGTATGATTATTACAGGTGCGCCAATTGAACTTTTACAATTTGAAGATGTAGTCTATTGGAAAGAGTTAGAAGAAATTATGGAATGGACAAAAACGAACGTCACGTCTGTACTTCATATTTGCTGGGGTGCACAAGCTGCACTGTATCATCATTACGGAATAAACAAGTTCGAGTTACCGAAGAAATGTTTTGGAGTGTTTTCACATGATATTACCGATCCGACAGTAAACTTGGCACGCGGATTCAATGACGTATATGTAGCGCCACACTCACGCCATACAGGAGTTTCATTAGAAGAGATCAAGAATCATCCTGATTTAACCCTACTTTCTGCTTCTAAAGAGGCAGGAGCGTTCATTGTGATTTCAAATGACGCAAAACATATTATGGTCACTGGACACTTAGAATACGATGCGCATACGCTGGGGGATGAATATGCTCGCGACGTAGAAAAAGGTGTTGACATCGAAATTCCTGTAAATTATTATCCAAATGATGATCCATCTAAAGAACCTATGAATACTTGGCGCTCTCACACGCATTTGTTATTCTCTAATTGGCTCAATTACTACGTCTATCAGAAAACTCCTTATAACTGGAAGTAA
- a CDS encoding YetF domain-containing protein — MTLRTVISFIVLLILARFMGKKQVSQLTFFHYVTGITIGSIAANLAGESETPFLNGLYGMVLWAVLTVLANFLTFKSFKLRVLLDDEPVVVIQNGKILEGSLRKLRLNFNDLNMMLREQSIFSMKDVNYAIFETNGNLSILLNPGEKHATKKDVKVSSPQPKYIPTEIITDGKVEEKNMQELQLTDTWLTEQLKKQGISKPEHVLYAEIQTDGSLYINTLKST, encoded by the coding sequence ATGACTTTACGAACGGTGATCTCGTTTATTGTGCTATTGATTTTGGCGCGTTTCATGGGGAAAAAACAAGTGTCTCAGTTGACTTTCTTTCATTACGTAACAGGTATCACGATCGGGTCAATTGCGGCCAATTTAGCAGGAGAGTCTGAAACGCCATTTTTAAACGGTCTATACGGAATGGTTCTATGGGCGGTATTAACAGTTCTCGCCAACTTTTTAACGTTCAAATCTTTCAAACTTCGCGTATTACTCGATGATGAACCGGTGGTTGTCATTCAAAACGGGAAAATCTTAGAAGGCTCCTTGCGTAAATTACGGTTGAATTTCAATGATCTAAATATGATGCTACGAGAGCAGTCGATATTTTCGATGAAAGATGTCAATTACGCGATATTCGAAACGAATGGTAATTTAAGTATCTTGCTGAATCCAGGAGAGAAACATGCGACAAAAAAAGATGTTAAAGTCTCGTCACCGCAACCCAAATATATTCCGACTGAAATTATTACTGACGGGAAAGTGGAAGAAAAAAATATGCAGGAACTTCAATTGACTGATACGTGGCTAACAGAACAACTGAAAAAGCAAGGAATATCCAAACCAGAACATGTTCTTTATGCAGAAATTCAGACAGATGGCAGTTTATATATTAATACATTAAAATCGACTTGA
- a CDS encoding AbrB/MazE/SpoVT family DNA-binding domain-containing protein, producing the protein MKSLGIVRKVDHLGRIVIPKELRNSMLIDQGDPIEIFVEDDKIILRKYQVSKACFITGDVMDENKQLSNGLYISPRGTKILIEQLIDFT; encoded by the coding sequence ATGAAGTCTTTAGGTATAGTTCGTAAAGTTGATCATCTCGGCAGAATTGTCATCCCAAAAGAACTTCGAAATTCTATGTTGATCGATCAGGGCGACCCTATCGAAATTTTCGTAGAGGATGACAAAATTATATTGAGAAAGTATCAAGTGTCCAAGGCATGTTTTATCACCGGTGATGTGATGGATGAAAACAAACAATTGTCGAACGGTCTATACATCAGTCCACGAGGCACAAAAATCCTTATAGAGCAACTGATAGATTTCACATAA
- the serA gene encoding phosphoglycerate dehydrogenase, with protein sequence MAFKILISDPLSEDGIFPLRQAEGFEIVMETDMTPDQLKERIKDFDALLVRSQTTVTKELLEAADQLKIIGRAGVGVDNIDLDAATEKGIIVVNAPDGNTNSAAEHTVAMMMSMARKIPQAFNSLKNNKWDRKSFLGVELKDKTLGIIGLGRIGAEVARRARGQRMTVVAYDPYLTEDVAKKLGIEIGTVDEVLEVADFITVHTPLLKETRRMINKEAFEKMKDGVQIINCARGGIIDEDALYDAIVAGKVAGAALDVFEEEPFLDHKLLTLPEVIATPHLGASTFEAQESVAVDVSRDVVNFLTIGSVRNPVNLPSVSRDVLAKIEPFFDLTEKLGMFLSQIQNSVIHEINIQYAGELANYDVRALTRNTVKGLLKRNLGETVNDVNAKLLADRYGIKVNEQKTTTGKGFLNLITVEIVTEKGVRKVAGTLLNGLGARIVKVDDYVVDVIPSGHLLFIRHRDQPGAIGRVGTLLAEENINIAAMQVGRSTEGGYAIMMLAVDNHVESTSIKNIKEVQNINDAKAIDL encoded by the coding sequence ATGGCTTTTAAAATACTTATTAGTGACCCACTTAGCGAGGACGGAATTTTCCCACTACGACAAGCAGAAGGTTTTGAAATTGTAATGGAAACTGACATGACACCGGATCAGCTGAAAGAACGAATCAAAGATTTCGACGCGTTATTAGTTCGTAGTCAGACAACAGTTACAAAAGAGTTATTAGAAGCAGCTGATCAATTAAAGATCATCGGTCGTGCTGGTGTAGGTGTCGACAACATCGATTTGGATGCAGCTACCGAAAAAGGGATTATCGTTGTCAATGCTCCAGACGGTAACACAAACTCTGCAGCTGAGCACACTGTCGCAATGATGATGTCTATGGCACGCAAAATCCCTCAAGCTTTCAACTCGTTGAAAAATAATAAATGGGATAGAAAGTCATTCCTTGGTGTGGAATTGAAAGACAAAACTTTAGGAATCATCGGACTCGGTCGTATTGGTGCTGAAGTTGCTAGACGCGCGAGAGGACAACGTATGACTGTAGTAGCATATGATCCGTACTTAACAGAAGATGTTGCAAAGAAATTGGGTATTGAAATTGGAACAGTAGATGAAGTGCTCGAAGTAGCTGACTTCATTACAGTTCACACACCTTTGCTTAAAGAAACTCGTAGAATGATCAACAAAGAAGCATTCGAGAAAATGAAAGACGGCGTGCAAATTATAAACTGTGCACGTGGTGGAATCATAGATGAGGATGCTCTATACGATGCGATCGTTGCTGGTAAAGTAGCAGGTGCAGCATTGGACGTATTCGAAGAAGAACCATTCCTCGACCATAAGTTATTGACATTACCTGAAGTAATTGCGACTCCGCACTTAGGTGCAAGTACATTTGAAGCACAAGAATCAGTAGCAGTCGACGTAAGCCGCGACGTAGTGAACTTCTTGACAATCGGATCTGTTCGTAATCCAGTCAACTTGCCATCTGTTTCTCGTGATGTGTTGGCAAAAATCGAACCATTCTTTGATCTAACAGAGAAATTGGGTATGTTCTTATCACAAATCCAAAACTCGGTTATCCATGAAATCAACATCCAATACGCTGGCGAATTGGCGAACTATGATGTACGCGCACTAACTCGTAATACAGTCAAAGGGCTTTTGAAGCGTAATCTTGGAGAAACTGTTAACGATGTAAACGCAAAGTTACTAGCTGATCGCTACGGCATTAAAGTAAATGAACAAAAAACAACTACTGGTAAAGGGTTCTTGAACTTGATTACAGTAGAAATTGTTACTGAAAAAGGCGTTCGCAAAGTAGCGGGTACCCTTCTAAATGGTCTGGGTGCACGTATTGTAAAAGTGGATGATTATGTAGTCGATGTCATTCCAAGCGGTCACTTATTGTTCATCCGACACAGAGATCAGCCAGGTGCAATCGGGCGTGTAGGAACACTTCTAGCAGAAGAAAATATCAACATTGCAGCGATGCAGGTTGGACGTTCCACTGAAGGTGGATATGCTATTATGATGTTAGCTGTCGACAACCACGTTGAGTCGACTTCTATCAAGAATATCAAAGAAGTTCAAAATATAAATGATGCAAAAGCAATCGATCTATAA
- a CDS encoding HAD family hydrolase: protein MKIAIFDFDGTLYTKETFKLLMKQLKNHPKYKQYYGKFFRSILPLYIRYKLKILPEPVMKERSMLLYLQALDSLTMTELHEYFNSMHSVMAPDFNEQVINRLTEHRKEGYYVLLVSGAYTPFLQAVTSHLTFDHIIGTDIPSRGDQLAMDQPFLHIQGRRKNEQIYQALLGKTVDWDNSFAYGDSISDLPVLEKVGYPVAVRPDEKLNAVAKQRNWEIL, encoded by the coding sequence ATGAAAATTGCAATCTTTGATTTTGATGGTACATTGTACACAAAAGAAACCTTTAAATTACTTATGAAGCAATTAAAGAACCATCCAAAATACAAGCAATACTACGGAAAATTCTTTCGTTCGATCTTACCACTTTATATTCGCTATAAATTAAAAATACTGCCCGAACCTGTCATGAAAGAGCGCTCTATGCTTCTTTATCTACAAGCCCTGGACTCATTGACAATGACGGAACTACATGAATACTTCAACAGCATGCATAGCGTAATGGCGCCCGACTTCAATGAACAAGTCATTAACCGTCTGACTGAGCATCGAAAAGAGGGATACTATGTCTTACTCGTTTCTGGAGCCTATACTCCCTTTTTACAAGCGGTCACAAGTCACCTAACATTTGATCACATTATTGGTACAGATATTCCTTCACGTGGAGACCAATTAGCAATGGATCAGCCTTTCTTACATATTCAAGGTAGACGTAAAAATGAACAAATTTATCAAGCACTACTAGGCAAAACTGTCGACTGGGACAACAGTTTTGCCTACGGAGACAGCATTTCCGACCTTCCAGTCTTAGAGAAGGTTGGGTACCCTGTAGCAGTTCGTCCAGATGAAAAACTTAACGCCGTAGCCAAACAAAGAAACTGGGAAATACTTTAA
- a CDS encoding spore coat protein has protein sequence MYLTNQFDTSQNMQGGQVPPSLNHGGHELFDVKEVLSAALGALNQSVILRPHVQDPELLDILDRQYRFMLDEYNIIVQSFKTGKDPSHPTQRYQMKASSDFIYGMKAKAPSKPIQSTGEINDEIISGFLLGAAKESATGKTAASLEVCNPVVRRVMADSVPNCIEMAYELSIYQNKHHYYQVPQLNDQDMNMLLNSFAPSQGQPGMPNNLQ, from the coding sequence ATATATTTGACAAATCAATTTGATACATCTCAAAACATGCAAGGCGGACAAGTTCCCCCATCGTTAAATCACGGTGGACATGAGTTATTTGATGTGAAAGAAGTGCTTAGTGCGGCGCTTGGTGCATTGAATCAATCGGTGATTTTACGACCACATGTCCAGGATCCAGAACTTCTGGATATCCTTGACCGACAATACCGATTTATGCTGGATGAATACAATATCATTGTCCAAAGTTTCAAGACAGGGAAAGATCCTTCTCATCCTACACAGCGTTATCAAATGAAAGCTAGCAGTGACTTCATTTACGGTATGAAAGCAAAGGCACCATCTAAACCTATTCAATCTACAGGTGAAATCAACGATGAGATCATCTCTGGCTTTTTGCTAGGTGCTGCAAAAGAAAGCGCTACAGGCAAAACAGCTGCTTCATTGGAAGTATGTAACCCAGTCGTTCGCCGTGTAATGGCTGATTCTGTGCCCAACTGCATAGAAATGGCATACGAATTGTCAATTTACCAAAACAAACATCATTATTACCAAGTACCACAATTAAACGATCAAGATATGAATATGTTGCTTAATTCATTTGCACCTTCACAAGGTCAACCTGGTATGCCGAATAATCTTCAATAA
- a CDS encoding LysM peptidoglycan-binding domain-containing protein: MQIHIVSQGESLYEIGNIYGVPYDQIAEVNELESEIRLAVGQALVIPIIGSYYWVRPGDSLFTIAQRYGLTVARLAEINAINPTRRLIIGQRLYIPQEVKTIIDSLLYVEPRNPVSQDMLTEVRERVNGLTYLAMFSYEVQRDGSLKAPALADIPTIANNAGAKNILVLTNLENYSFSAELAHVIFTDQVAQNKMIQSAIETAKEIGYSDIHFDFELLFPEDRELYNQLLRNARDQIHKAGLTISTALAPKAGEVTTGIYGAHDYKVHGEVADFVVLMTYEWGYTYSAPQAVSPIGPVTKVVEYAVSQIPNEKVFLGQNLYGYDWTAPFGQSDSKAARALSPRMATNLAIEQNAAIEYDALSQAPHYTYYDETGTEHEVWFEDARSINEKFDLLKKFKLRGIMYWKLGLAFPQNWLLLEDRFTIRKR, encoded by the coding sequence ATGCAGATTCATATAGTTTCGCAAGGTGAGAGTTTATATGAAATTGGTAATATTTACGGTGTTCCATACGATCAAATAGCAGAAGTTAATGAATTGGAAAGCGAGATACGACTCGCTGTAGGACAAGCGCTTGTCATTCCAATAATAGGTTCTTATTACTGGGTGCGACCTGGAGATAGTCTATTTACCATTGCGCAAAGATATGGTCTAACAGTTGCGCGCTTGGCAGAAATTAATGCAATTAACCCCACCAGAAGGTTAATAATCGGTCAGCGTTTGTATATTCCACAAGAAGTGAAAACAATCATTGACTCATTATTATATGTAGAACCGCGTAATCCGGTCAGTCAAGATATGTTGACGGAAGTTCGTGAACGTGTGAATGGTCTTACGTATCTCGCAATGTTTAGTTATGAAGTACAACGTGATGGATCACTCAAAGCACCTGCTCTCGCAGATATTCCGACTATTGCAAATAACGCTGGTGCTAAAAATATATTAGTGCTGACCAATTTAGAAAACTATTCATTCAGTGCGGAATTGGCACACGTGATTTTCACTGATCAGGTTGCACAAAACAAAATGATACAAAGTGCCATTGAAACAGCAAAAGAAATCGGCTATAGTGATATTCACTTCGATTTTGAGTTGTTATTCCCTGAAGATCGAGAATTATACAATCAATTATTACGTAATGCACGTGATCAAATTCATAAAGCAGGCCTTACGATTTCTACAGCACTTGCTCCAAAAGCTGGGGAAGTGACGACAGGTATTTATGGTGCCCATGATTATAAAGTGCATGGAGAAGTTGCAGATTTTGTTGTATTAATGACATATGAATGGGGATATACGTATAGTGCACCACAAGCTGTGAGCCCAATAGGACCAGTTACGAAAGTAGTGGAATATGCAGTAAGTCAAATTCCAAACGAAAAAGTATTTTTAGGTCAGAACTTATACGGCTATGATTGGACAGCTCCATTTGGTCAATCGGATAGTAAAGCTGCAAGAGCGTTAAGTCCACGAATGGCGACTAATCTGGCAATCGAACAGAATGCTGCTATTGAATACGACGCGCTATCTCAAGCGCCACATTATACGTATTACGACGAAACTGGAACTGAACATGAAGTGTGGTTTGAAGATGCCCGAAGCATAAACGAGAAGTTTGACTTGCTGAAGAAATTTAAATTGCGAGGGATTATGTATTGGAAACTCGGCCTTGCATTCCCGCAAAACTGGCTGTTATTAGAAGATCGATTTACAATTCGTAAGCGGTAA
- a CDS encoding YdcF family protein: MRKLSGIAIMVVLIITGLGMFWMLPGDRIKKAQQMKANGKYEYAIILGAKVNGEIPSLSLRYRLESAVEYATQYPHVQLVLSGGQGKDEDISEAEAMYRYLQEHGIAKERLVFEDQSTSTYENLQFSQSMIPEVEGVTIISSDYHLARARFLARQLGWESDVVPAKTPESVKAKVGLRERLALLKTWLFRR, from the coding sequence ATGCGGAAGTTAAGCGGTATAGCCATAATGGTAGTTTTGATCATTACAGGTCTGGGGATGTTTTGGATGTTACCGGGGGATCGAATAAAAAAAGCACAGCAAATGAAGGCGAATGGCAAATATGAGTATGCAATCATTCTAGGCGCCAAAGTGAACGGAGAAATTCCTTCACTGTCATTACGTTACCGTTTAGAAAGCGCTGTAGAGTATGCAACGCAATATCCGCATGTACAGCTTGTACTATCAGGTGGGCAAGGAAAAGATGAGGACATTAGCGAGGCCGAAGCCATGTATCGTTATTTACAAGAACATGGTATTGCAAAGGAACGGTTAGTTTTTGAAGATCAATCCACTTCCACATATGAAAATCTACAATTCAGCCAAAGTATGATTCCTGAAGTGGAAGGCGTGACCATAATCAGTAGCGATTACCACTTGGCTAGAGCAAGATTTCTTGCGAGACAGCTCGGTTGGGAGTCTGATGTTGTTCCAGCGAAGACTCCTGAATCTGTCAAAGCAAAAGTAGGACTTCGTGAACGCTTGGCTTTATTGAAAACATGGTTGTTCAGACGATAG